The Parcubacteria group bacterium ADurb.Bin159 genome contains a region encoding:
- a CDS encoding NYN domain protein gives MTSINQYANQRVGVFIDVANMYHSGKNLYGANVNFAKILEKVVDDRQLIRAIAYVIRSKSKEEQTFFEALEHQGFEVKMKDLQVFPGGMKKADWDVGIAIDAVKLSQKLDVIVLVSGDGDYVPLINYLKENKGCRVEVAAFSETSSSRLIEAADKFTDLGKNKRLFLIRRYKGF, from the coding sequence ATGACGAGTATAAATCAATACGCGAATCAAAGAGTTGGTGTTTTTATTGATGTGGCTAATATGTACCACTCTGGCAAAAATCTTTATGGAGCTAATGTTAATTTTGCTAAAATTTTGGAAAAAGTGGTTGACGATAGACAATTAATAAGAGCCATCGCCTATGTTATTCGCTCTAAAAGTAAAGAAGAGCAAACTTTTTTTGAAGCTTTAGAACATCAAGGATTTGAAGTTAAGATGAAAGATTTACAAGTTTTTCCCGGGGGAATGAAAAAAGCGGATTGGGACGTGGGGATTGCCATTGACGCAGTGAAATTATCTCAAAAATTAGATGTAATTGTTTTGGTCAGTGGAGATGGCGATTATGTTCCTTTAATTAATTATTTAAAAGAAAATAAAGGTTGTCGGGTAGAAGTAGCTGCTTTTTCTGAAACATCTTCTTCCCGATTAATAGAAGCAGCTGATAAATTTACCGATTTAGGTAAAAATAAACGTCTATTTTTAATTAGACGATATAAGGGCTTTTAA